From the genome of Oxyura jamaicensis isolate SHBP4307 breed ruddy duck chromosome 2, BPBGC_Ojam_1.0, whole genome shotgun sequence, one region includes:
- the XRCC2 gene encoding DNA repair protein XRCC2: MGDALRRAESGTQLLARLEGRSSLKNLEPCLFAEEGSPVHGDVIEFHGPEGTGKTEMLYHLVARCIIPKSGGGLEAEVMFIDTDYHFDMLRLVTILEHRLEQSTEEMIKQCLGRLFLVNCNSSTQLLLTLYSLENMFCTHPSLCLLILDSISAFYWIDRSNGGESLNLQEMNLKKCANFLEKLVREHHLALFATTQTIMQKSTSSAESFFPLKLQHEFDTDYRPYLCKSWQQMVTHRIFFSKQFNSGNSKGFTVVSCHLKKNNVVKRSFSVAECGVQF; this comes from the exons ATGGGTGACGCGCTGCGGAGGGCGGAGTCGGGCACTCAG ctacttGCACGCCTTGAGGGCAGAAGTTCTCTGAAAAATCTTGAACCTTGTCTGTTTGCTGAAGAAGGATCTCCCGTCCATG GAGATGTCATTGAATTCCATGGTCcagaaggaacaggaaaaactgaaatgctctACCACCTGGTAGCCCGCTGCATCATTCCAAAGTCAGGAGGAGGACTGGAAGCAGAAGTCATGTTCATTGATACAGACTACCATTTTGACATGCTCCGTCTAGTGACCATTCTCGAGCACAGACTGgagcaaagcacagaagaaatgatAAAGCAGTGCCTGGGAAGGCTTTTTCTTGTGAACTGTAATAGCAGCACGCAGTTACTTCTCACTCTTTACTCTctagaaaacatgttttgcactcacccctctctctgccttttgATTTTAGATAGCATATCAGCTTTTTATTGGATAGACAGAAGCAACGGAGGGGAGAGTCTTAACTTGCAGGAGATGAATCTGAAGAAATGTGCTAACTTTCTTGAAAAGCTTGTGAGGGAGCACCACTTAGCCCTGTTTGCAACAACGCAGACGATTATGCAGAAATCTACAAGttctgcagaaagcttttttcctttaaagcttCAGCATGAATTTGATACAGATTATAGGCCTTATCTTTGTAAATCATGGCAACAAATGGTAACCCACAGGATATTTTTCTCCAAGCAATTTAATTCTGGCAACAGCAAAGGTTTTACGGTTGTTTCTTGCCACctcaaaaaaaacaatgttgtaAAACGTTCATTTAGTGTTGCAGAATGCGGtgttcagttttaa